One Rouxiella sp. S1S-2 genomic window, AATAGTCAGGGTGTCAGGCAACGCAGGTTGCTACTTCCTACAACTATTGACGAGAGAAACTCATGCAACAAATCCCAATGCCATACCTGTTATTTTTAGGTGACGTCATGGATCCACTGGCGGCGAAAACGGCGCGTGGCATCCACGTTTTTCGTCCAGAGTCCTGCGTCGGCCAGATTCGTCTGGCTACCGATTCAGTCTCTCTGGGGCTGGAAGAGATGGATATCGCCACCGCGAAGGCGCGTGGTGCACAAACGATGGTATTGGGGACTGCGAATGCCGGTGGCAAGCTGCCCGCTCATTGGATTGAATCAATTAAAACGGCTATTCGCACCGGTTTGAACGTGGCTAACGGACTGCATCAAGGCTTGAACGATATTCCTGAGCTGGTCGAGCTCGCTGCCGAGCACAGGGTACAGCTGTTCGACGTTCGCCACATGCGTCCTGAACTTGATGTGGGCAGCGGCAAAAAACGCAGCGGAAAAAGAATTCTGACCGTCGGCACAGACTGCTCCGTCGGCAAAATGTATACCTCACTGGCGTTAGAATCTGCGATGCGCGATATCGGCATGAAGGCAGATTTTCGCGCCACCGGCCAAACCGGCGTGCTGGTTGCCGGTGCCGGTATTGCCATTGATGCGGTCATCGCCG contains:
- the dgcN gene encoding N-acetyltransferase DgcN produces the protein MQQIPMPYLLFLGDVMDPLAAKTARGIHVFRPESCVGQIRLATDSVSLGLEEMDIATAKARGAQTMVLGTANAGGKLPAHWIESIKTAIRTGLNVANGLHQGLNDIPELVELAAEHRVQLFDVRHMRPELDVGSGKKRSGKRILTVGTDCSVGKMYTSLALESAMRDIGMKADFRATGQTGVLVAGAGIAIDAVIADFISGAVESLSPANEEDHWDIIEGQGSLYHPSFAGVSMGLIHGAQAHLLVMCHELGRKHMRHLPHQFMPTLKQCVDTNLAAASLTNPGVQLAGFSLNTSGVDEAEAKAALAEISREFGVPATDPVRFGISDLAQAIKDRGL